The Prevotella melaninogenica nucleotide sequence CGTCAATATTAATCTTACCTTCTTTGTCATTATAGTTTGCCTCCGCAAAGAGCGTACCCATATCTCCATCTTCAAATTGGAAGTCTTGCACCTCAAGTTTCGCTTGCATCTGTGGATGATGGAAGAACGATTTGATAGAAGCTGTACCAGAAGCCGTACCAGCAAACTTAACGCTTTGGAAGTCAACAAGGTTAAGAATATATGGAACGTTGATATCCTTGAATCTTACAAGGATAGAATCGCTTTGATTTCCAGACGTCTGACCATTAGCAATGATATGCTGGTTGTGGTTGGAAAGCTCAAAGTGGTCGATGGTCAGATTGTTCCGATGATAAGAGATATCGGAAGGTTGCACTTGTAACGCAATGGAATCGAAGTTGATTTCTGATGGGTTGAGGTGCAAGCGAGTCTCTAAGTCGCCATGACGACGAGAGAAAGAGGCAATGCTGTTGACATTTCCGTATATAGGAGAAAGTCCCGGTATACGAAAAGAAATGTTGGAAGTAACGGTATTGTTTGCAATCAATCCCTGTGCGTTGATAAGGACATGTGCTCCAGTTTCTCCCTTTCGTTCACCAGAAATAGTGGTCTGCAAGCCTTGTGGCTCACTCTTAATGTTCAAGATGAGATTCTTAATCTGCTGTCCTGAGTAGGTTACGTCGGGCGCATTGACGTGTAAGTCTATTTCGTTCTGGCGTTCTCTTACAAGTCCTGCGAGCCTTATAGCATGTGAAGAAACAATATTAGTATTCAGCAGACTATTGATAAACTTCGTGTCATTTAGGCGCAAAGTGAAGGCATAGCTTGCCTTGCCAATTCCCATGTTAAAGCGTGGAGGTGGTGAGAAAAGACTTGGGATATAATGTCCTAAGATACGTCTTATGCTTTGTGGCAATTGATTATAATCATACTGTCCAGCAAGGTGTAGCTCACCAAAGTCAGTCTCTGCGTCAAGCGACTTACCTAAGAGTCCGTTGTTAGTCTTGATACTTACCTGGTTAAGGATAATGTTCTGACCTTCCCCAATCATAGCAAAGTTGTTGACATCGAGATTTCCTATGATATCATTCAAGCTCGCACCCTGTCCTTTAATCTTAGAAGTAAAGGAGATTGTTCTGTTACCTAACGCCTCTGTTAGCTGAAGTTTGTGTAAGTTGACGGCATCAGCAATGATTGAGATGTCGGTAGATAGTTTTTCTTTGTGTTGCATGAAAGCCATTATGTTGGCAGCTTTTCCGTCGATATTCAGCTTTCCATTAGGGTCGTTTATCGCTGCTTTACCTATGAAAATGTCGTTCTTATAGATTCCATCAAGGTGAATATTCTTATAAGTATAGCCCTTATAATAGAAAGAGGAAACGTCACCCTTTGCGGCGATATAGGATAGGTTGGTGTTGCCTTCCACCTTGATATTCGTGCTTAACTTACCAAAGTCGTTGTTGTCAAGTACTTTCGCAAGATTCAATTCGGTAGTACTAACCGTTCCTTGGATGTTCTTTCCGTGAATAACAGTAGCTAACTGAACGTTACCAGCATCTGTGTTTAGCAGTCCCTTTGCTGTATATTTCCCCATGTTATGGGCGAAAGTACCACGATAGTAGATACTACCAATGTTATTCAATGGTTTAGGGAGGGGTTTGTGCGTAACTTTTGTGATGGATTGAAGGGTGTTCTTGCTAACCTTCAGTGGGCTGAAAGTGAAGTCCCAAATAGGACTCTTTTGGATGTTTCTTACCCATCCTTTCACCTTAATTTGAGTCGAAAGAGTCTGATCAGAGACGTTAAGATGTTTTACCAATACAGACTGACTTGTACCTTCTGCATCAACTGTAGCTGTATAGCTGGTCGTCAATGGCTTTAAATCGGGTAGGATAGGGGTAAAGTCGGAAGGCTTTATTGCAGCTTTGAAGCCCTTGATGGTGTAATGTAAAGTATTGAAATCCAACTTCTTGTTATTGAACTTGTAAGTTGTAAGTAACTCCTTTAGCGCAATCTTGCTGTTAGTTCCATCGAAGATAAAGTCATGTAATGCGGCTTGCTGTTGATTAGCTTTTAATTCAAAAGCCAACTGCTTCACCTCTAAACCTGATGCTTCTTTGAAAGCCAATGCCCTAAGATCAGCCCACACACTCGTGTCATCCAACTTGTTAAGAATGAGGTAAGACGAGATGTCACTTACGTTGATATGGTTCAGATTCAGTTTGTTAGGCGTGGTAGGTGCATCTAAACAATCGTATTTAATGTTGCCATGTCGAATCACAAGACTATTAATGGACAAGTGTAAAGGAGTGTGACTTGTTGTGTCCTTAGATGCCAATGAATCCAATACAAATTGGAAGTTAGGTTTGGCATCTTTACTCTTTTTGTATAGTTCTGCCCGTAAACCAAAAAGCTGTGCAGAGGAAATATTAATCTCACCTGTACGTAAGAGATGCCAGATGTCGACCCTTGCTCCTACTCGTGATGCCGATAACATCTTCTTATGACTTTGGTCATAGATGAGAATGTCGTCTAATACGA carries:
- a CDS encoding translocation/assembly module TamB domain-containing protein codes for the protein MKKLRTIIRWVIWTIAGLYITTIVLLHIPAVQGFLAQKVGDVAGNKLGTEVHVGRIDLGFINRFVLDDILIYDQSHKKMLSASRVGARVDIWHLLRTGEINISSAQLFGLRAELYKKSKDAKPNFQFVLDSLASKDTTSHTPLHLSINSLVIRHGNIKYDCLDAPTTPNKLNLNHINVSDISSYLILNKLDDTSVWADLRALAFKEASGLEVKQLAFELKANQQQAALHDFIFDGTNSKIALKELLTTYKFNNKKLDFNTLHYTIKGFKAAIKPSDFTPILPDLKPLTTSYTATVDAEGTSQSVLVKHLNVSDQTLSTQIKVKGWVRNIQKSPIWDFTFSPLKVSKNTLQSITKVTHKPLPKPLNNIGSIYYRGTFAHNMGKYTAKGLLNTDAGNVQLATVIHGKNIQGTVSTTELNLAKVLDNNDFGKLSTNIKVEGNTNLSYIAAKGDVSSFYYKGYTYKNIHLDGIYKNDIFIGKAAINDPNGKLNIDGKAANIMAFMQHKEKLSTDISIIADAVNLHKLQLTEALGNRTISFTSKIKGQGASLNDIIGNLDVNNFAMIGEGQNIILNQVSIKTNNGLLGKSLDAETDFGELHLAGQYDYNQLPQSIRRILGHYIPSLFSPPPRFNMGIGKASYAFTLRLNDTKFINSLLNTNIVSSHAIRLAGLVRERQNEIDLHVNAPDVTYSGQQIKNLILNIKSEPQGLQTTISGERKGETGAHVLINAQGLIANNTVTSNISFRIPGLSPIYGNVNSIASFSRRHGDLETRLHLNPSEINFDSIALQVQPSDISYHRNNLTIDHFELSNHNQHIIANGQTSGNQSDSILVRFKDINVPYILNLVDFQSVKFAGTASGTASIKSFFHHPQMQAKLEVQDFQFEDGDMGTLFAEANYNDKEGKINIDAYADPGDGTRTDIQGYVDIKKSYINLPIFANNTHLYFLKSFCGSFMDKIQVQGNGWCKVVGPLSAINLEGDMQVHGSVYVKPTGVTYKMRDARVRIIPNEIIFGNDTITDPQGHIGIVTGGLHHKNLTHLTFDINILARNLLAYNFPKKQGKDSFWGVVYGTGKCNIKGEPGSTTMNIDMEPEKNTYITYDASSTNDASTSNFIRWINVPKDSTGVLIPEAADTLSFAAKPAPKKVSDIVKFRDIPSDLHINFLVHSNPNLTLGVLLDDATGDNIRLNGSGMIRASYYNKGAFQLFGNYNVDYGQYNLTIQNIIKKQFIFQPGSTIAFGGDPFNAALNLKANYIINSVPLGDLGMGKSFTSNNTKVNCLLNIEGTPGAPIVSFGLDLPTLSPDAQQMIRSILNSEQELNQQVLYLLAVGRFYPQSKNNNPARDSESPSRASLAMQSLLSGTISQQINTVLSNVVKDNNWNFGANIATGNEGFDNAEYEGLLSGSMLNNRLLFNGQFGYRDNVAKDKSSFIGDFDIRYLLLPSGNVAFRVYNQTNDRYFTRNSLTTQGIGLILKKDFNRLTDIFGSRKKKTKKQKQKH